A single region of the Halichondria panicea chromosome 10, odHalPani1.1, whole genome shotgun sequence genome encodes:
- the LOC135343300 gene encoding uncharacterized protein LOC135343300 isoform X4 produces the protein MAELEKFLKLVDSLQTKLQQYTAIKLSWSWICLKLLKLLSNYPSGVTKAIILSELHNEAEKTGGKLTTHSHSCTSCAVGDILESKSVAYESVLETAVSTVYTVPNTTTKVIQLGSEGKGHLEMYLHKKFYHILDVLTTHTLRLTCCRLVSRTSPKSKLHLLPTEHLAVLLTPSEETEFKQSGRFLSLSDATADIHEQTYCENLFANVVDIGKEDVITTSDGNVFRRMTLQLSNDEGTSSTPLVLWDTYTSLTRLLSQGDTLFIERPYAKPSSSGQCCLEYAPGTIIYLAPYRPQEEIVPSQYPSDRAPVLVVKTDQGKLDCLTYPRCHLTSLTQSCY, from the exons ATGGCTGAGCTTGAGAAGTTCTTGAAGCTGGTGGACAGCCTGCAAACCAAGCTGCAACAGTACACTGCAATCAAGCTCTCCTG gtcaTGGATATGTCTCAAGCTGCTCAAGTTACTGTCAAA CTATCCCTCTGGTGTTACCAAGGCTATTATCTTATCAGAGCTGCACAACGAG GCTGAAAAAACTGGAGGGAAACTAaccacacactctcacagtTGCACAA GCTGTGCAGTGGGTGATATTCTGGAGTCCAAGTCGGTGGCATATGAGTCAGTATTGGAGACAGCTGTGTCCACTGTCTACACTGTACCCAACACTACCACTA AGGTTATCCAGTTGGGCAGTGAGGGTAAAGGTCATCTTGAAATGTACCTTCACAAGAAGTTCTACCATATACTGGATGTTCTCACT ACTCATACCCTACGTTTGACATGCTGCCGACTTGTATCAAGAACGAGTCCAAAGTCCAAACTCCACCTACTGCCAACGGAGCACTTGGCTGTACTGTTAACCCCATCAGAGGAGACAGAGTTTAAACAGTCGGGACGGTTTCTAAGCTTGTCGGACGCAACAGCTGACATTCACGAGCAAACATATTGTGAAAACCTGTTCGCTAAT GTTGTAGATATTGGGAAAGAAGACGTGATTACAACTTCTGATGGAAATGTCTTTAGGAGA aTGACCCTCCAGCTGTCCAATGACGAAGGTACTAGTTCCACTCCGCTGGTACTATGGGATACCTACACATCTCTCACCAGACTACTGAGTCAG GGAGACACATTGTTCATTGAAAGGCCGTATGCCAAACCCTCCTCCTCTGGTCAGTGCTGTCTGGAGTATGCCCCAGGGACAATTATCTACTTGGCTCCCTACAGACCACAAGAG GAAATTGTGCCAAGCCAGTATCCCTCGGACAGAGCACCAGTACTGGTGGTCAAAACTGACCAA ggcaaaCTAGACTGTCTGACCTACCCCCGGTGTCACCTAACATCATTAACGCAGTCATGCTATTAG
- the LOC135343285 gene encoding uncharacterized protein LOC135343285 isoform X1 — translation MAACCGWPMIFIVLFSLSAITEHCNAQLCSQTVSPTKYIAFPTLYNGVVVLSPSICETVLSGTLFRCDYAHVLGDGAMVPSTPDLSNSMYLGQFVAWERGSATPYIDFDLTTATTGITTIELSFLNSPSSRISLPDIELSRVTYVLPSFATDTESSIASRVLNNQNLALTDNQVRTVFVRPVFTQASLNLRISFQFDTHDFDWLLLNEVRFCTDPQPSFRPVVMFLAPLSNVIQPSAEDLTRGSTELVCTVSSEGSYTWQWERDNVMIGNNGDYTITIGDGSRTTKLMISNLDFSDAAEYECTGTIVDLSNVLSTNSSIQDLRFPERVITAPNVRGYLQTREVTLTCELHGYQSSPSPPVWFDSGGSEINTTTKYTITSGDGENIIVLENGTAIPSVIVSLTIHCLSSADEGTYTCRGVRGESITQLVIINGTAPSTTPPPTTINGDDEQPTSTTVIVLLPAGTVYALVAVIIVLLIALVAFIILILYLLWKIKILSARLSAPIQTDIPLSAPMQDREHTSPSGNVTYEEIAERTEMKLKTNESYVVM, via the exons ATGGCAGCTTGTTGTGGATGGCCTATGATTTTTATTGTTCTGTTCTCATTGTCAGCCATCACTGAACATTGCAATGCTCAGTTATGCAGCCAAACAG TGTCTCCAACAAAGTACATTGCTTTTCCAACTCTCTACAATGGCGTAGTTGTCCTCAGCCCTTCAATTTGTGAAACAGTGTTAAGTGGTACCCTCTTTCGCTGTGACTATGCTCACGTTCTAGGAGATGGAGCAATGGTTCCCTCTACTCCTGATCTCAGCAACTCAATGTATTTGGGGCAATTTGTTGCTTGGGAAAGAGGTTCTGCGACCCCTTATATTGACTTTGACCTCACTACAGCAACGACTGGAATTACGACTATTGAGCTCAGTTTCTTGAACAGTCCGTCCAGTAGAATCAGTTTGCCAGACATTGAACTATCGAGAGTAACATATGTACTACCATCTTTTGCTACAGACACAGAATCTTCTATTGCCAGCAGAGTTTTGAACAATCAAAATTTAGCTCTAACAGATAATCAAGTCAGAACTGTTTTTGTTCGACCAGTGTTCACACAAGCTTCTCTCAACCTCCGAATCAGTTTTCAGTTCGATACCCATGATTTTGACTGGCTCCTACTCAATGAAGTACGATTTTGTACAGATCCACAACCAAGTTTCAGGCCAGTTGTTATGTTCCTAGCACCGTTGTCCAATGTTATCCAACCTAGTGCAGAGGACCTGACAAGAGGATCAACAGAGTTAGTGTGcactgtttccagtgaaggaTCGTACACATGGCAGTGGGAGAGAGATAATGTTATGATAGGGAATAATGGCGACTACACAATCACCATTGGAGACGGAAGTAGAACAACTAAGCTGATGATCAGTAATCTAGACTTTAGTGATGCTGCTGAATATGAATGTACGGGAACAATAGTGGATTTATCGAACGTACTGTCTACAAATTCATCAATACAAGACCTTCGATTTCCAG AGCGTGTGATCACTGCACCTAATGTCAGAGGATATCTACAGACTAGAGAGGTTACTCTGACCTGTGAGCTCCATGGTTACCAGTCATCACCCTCTCCTCCTGTGTGGTTCGACTCGGGTGGCAGTGAAATAAATACCACTACAAAATACACCATCACTTCTGGTGACGGAGAGAACATAATTGTCCTTGAGAATGGCACTGCTATCCCTAGTGTGATTGTTAGCCTTACAATTCATTGTCTTTCATCAGCTGATGAAGGTACCTACACATGTCGTGGTGTCAGAGGAGAGAGTATCACTCAACTTGTGATTATAAATGGTACAGCCCCTTCTACTACTCCACCCCCTACAACGATAAACGGAG ATGACGAGCAACCTACTTCAACCACTGTTATTGTTCTGCTACCTGCTGGTACTGTTTACGCTTTAGTGGCAGTCATAATCGTATTATTGATAGCTTTGGTTGCTTTCATCATTTTGATTTTGTACCTTCTTTGGAAGATTAAGATTCTCTCAGCTCGTTTATCAGCGCCCATTCAAACAGACATTCCACTATCAGCTCCAATGCAAGACAGGGAACACACTTCACCTTCTGGGAATGTGACGTATGAAGAGATTGCTGAAAGAACTGAAATGAAGTTAAAAACTAACGAAAGTTATGTAGTTATGTAG
- the LOC135343300 gene encoding uncharacterized protein LOC135343300 isoform X1, translating into MAELEKFLKLVDSLQTKLQQYTAIKLSWSWICLKLLKLLSNYPSGVTKAIILSELHNEAEKTGGKLTTHSHSCTSCAVGDILESKSVAYESVLETAVSTVYTVPNTTTKVIQLGSEGKGHLEMYLHKKFYHILDVLTTHTLRLTCCRLVSRTSPKSKLHLLPTEHLAVLLTPSEETEFKQSGRFLSLSDATADIHEQTYCENLFANVVDIGKEDVITTSDGNVFRRMTLQLSNDEGTSSTPLVLWDTYTSLTRLLSQGDTLFIERPYAKPSSSGQCCLEYAPGTIIYLAPYRPQEEIVPSQYPSDRAPVLVVKTDQGKLDYLTYPHRLMIADIVPNIINAVMLLEITSFKDTCQDVTVHAKDSTGTTLISVRGVSIDKLTNCQWAVMSGLVSVVGDSCSLSLCCDLYKGGKLFNVEGMQGWQASQ; encoded by the exons ATGGCTGAGCTTGAGAAGTTCTTGAAGCTGGTGGACAGCCTGCAAACCAAGCTGCAACAGTACACTGCAATCAAGCTCTCCTG gtcaTGGATATGTCTCAAGCTGCTCAAGTTACTGTCAAA CTATCCCTCTGGTGTTACCAAGGCTATTATCTTATCAGAGCTGCACAACGAG GCTGAAAAAACTGGAGGGAAACTAaccacacactctcacagtTGCACAA GCTGTGCAGTGGGTGATATTCTGGAGTCCAAGTCGGTGGCATATGAGTCAGTATTGGAGACAGCTGTGTCCACTGTCTACACTGTACCCAACACTACCACTA AGGTTATCCAGTTGGGCAGTGAGGGTAAAGGTCATCTTGAAATGTACCTTCACAAGAAGTTCTACCATATACTGGATGTTCTCACT ACTCATACCCTACGTTTGACATGCTGCCGACTTGTATCAAGAACGAGTCCAAAGTCCAAACTCCACCTACTGCCAACGGAGCACTTGGCTGTACTGTTAACCCCATCAGAGGAGACAGAGTTTAAACAGTCGGGACGGTTTCTAAGCTTGTCGGACGCAACAGCTGACATTCACGAGCAAACATATTGTGAAAACCTGTTCGCTAAT GTTGTAGATATTGGGAAAGAAGACGTGATTACAACTTCTGATGGAAATGTCTTTAGGAGA aTGACCCTCCAGCTGTCCAATGACGAAGGTACTAGTTCCACTCCGCTGGTACTATGGGATACCTACACATCTCTCACCAGACTACTGAGTCAG GGAGACACATTGTTCATTGAAAGGCCGTATGCCAAACCCTCCTCCTCTGGTCAGTGCTGTCTGGAGTATGCCCCAGGGACAATTATCTACTTGGCTCCCTACAGACCACAAGAG GAAATTGTGCCAAGCCAGTATCCCTCGGACAGAGCACCAGTACTGGTGGTCAAAACTGACCAA ggtAAACTAGACTATCTGACCTACCCTCACAGACTAATGATTGCTGATATTGTACCTAACATCATTAACGCAGTCATGCTATTAGAGATTACATCATTCAAAGATACATGTCAAGATGTGACTGTCCATGCTAAGGATTCAACTG gaACCACATTAATTTCTGTTCGTGGAGTGAGCATTGATAAATTAACCAACTGTCAG TGGGCTGTGATGTCAGGTCTGGTGAGTGTGGTAGGGGACAGCTGCAGTCTGTCTCTCTGTTGTGACCTCTACAAAGGAGGGAAACTTTTCAATG TTGAGGGAATGCAAGGTTGGCAAGCATCTCAGTGA
- the LOC135343285 gene encoding uncharacterized protein LOC135343285 isoform X2 produces MAACCGWPMIFIVLFSLSAITEHCNAQLCSQTVSPTKYIAFPTLYNGVVVLSPSICETVLSGTLFRCDYAHVLGDGAMVPSTPDLSNSMYLGQFVAWERGSATPYIDFDLTTATTGITTIELSFLNSPSSRISLPDIELSRVTYVLPSFATDTESSIASRVLNNQNLALTDNQVRTVFVRPVFTQASLNLRISFQFDTHDFDWLLLNEVRFCTDPQPSFRPVVMFLAPLSNVIQPSAEDLTRGSTELVCTVSSEGSYTWQWERDNVMIGNNGDYTITIGDGSRTTKLMISNLDFSDAAEYECTGTIVDLSNVLSTNSSIQDLRFPERVITAPNVRGYLQTREVTLTCELHGYQSSPSPPVWFDSGGSEINTTTKYTITSGDGENIIVLENGTAIPSVIVSLTIHCLSSADEGTYTCRGVRGESITQLVIINGTAPSTTPPPTTINGGNSYHFYR; encoded by the exons ATGGCAGCTTGTTGTGGATGGCCTATGATTTTTATTGTTCTGTTCTCATTGTCAGCCATCACTGAACATTGCAATGCTCAGTTATGCAGCCAAACAG TGTCTCCAACAAAGTACATTGCTTTTCCAACTCTCTACAATGGCGTAGTTGTCCTCAGCCCTTCAATTTGTGAAACAGTGTTAAGTGGTACCCTCTTTCGCTGTGACTATGCTCACGTTCTAGGAGATGGAGCAATGGTTCCCTCTACTCCTGATCTCAGCAACTCAATGTATTTGGGGCAATTTGTTGCTTGGGAAAGAGGTTCTGCGACCCCTTATATTGACTTTGACCTCACTACAGCAACGACTGGAATTACGACTATTGAGCTCAGTTTCTTGAACAGTCCGTCCAGTAGAATCAGTTTGCCAGACATTGAACTATCGAGAGTAACATATGTACTACCATCTTTTGCTACAGACACAGAATCTTCTATTGCCAGCAGAGTTTTGAACAATCAAAATTTAGCTCTAACAGATAATCAAGTCAGAACTGTTTTTGTTCGACCAGTGTTCACACAAGCTTCTCTCAACCTCCGAATCAGTTTTCAGTTCGATACCCATGATTTTGACTGGCTCCTACTCAATGAAGTACGATTTTGTACAGATCCACAACCAAGTTTCAGGCCAGTTGTTATGTTCCTAGCACCGTTGTCCAATGTTATCCAACCTAGTGCAGAGGACCTGACAAGAGGATCAACAGAGTTAGTGTGcactgtttccagtgaaggaTCGTACACATGGCAGTGGGAGAGAGATAATGTTATGATAGGGAATAATGGCGACTACACAATCACCATTGGAGACGGAAGTAGAACAACTAAGCTGATGATCAGTAATCTAGACTTTAGTGATGCTGCTGAATATGAATGTACGGGAACAATAGTGGATTTATCGAACGTACTGTCTACAAATTCATCAATACAAGACCTTCGATTTCCAG AGCGTGTGATCACTGCACCTAATGTCAGAGGATATCTACAGACTAGAGAGGTTACTCTGACCTGTGAGCTCCATGGTTACCAGTCATCACCCTCTCCTCCTGTGTGGTTCGACTCGGGTGGCAGTGAAATAAATACCACTACAAAATACACCATCACTTCTGGTGACGGAGAGAACATAATTGTCCTTGAGAATGGCACTGCTATCCCTAGTGTGATTGTTAGCCTTACAATTCATTGTCTTTCATCAGCTGATGAAGGTACCTACACATGTCGTGGTGTCAGAGGAGAGAGTATCACTCAACTTGTGATTATAAATGGTACAGCCCCTTCTACTACTCCACCCCCTACAACGATAAACGGAG GTAACAGTTATCATTTTTACAGATGA
- the LOC135343300 gene encoding uncharacterized protein LOC135343300 isoform X2, protein MAELEKFLKLVDSLQTKLQQYTAIKLSWSWICLKLLKLLSNYPSGVTKAIILSELHNEAEKTGGKLTTHSHSCTSCAVGDILESKSVAYESVLETAVSTVYTVPNTTTKVIQLGSEGKGHLEMYLHKKFYHILDVLTTHTLRLTCCRLVSRTSPKSKLHLLPTEHLAVLLTPSEETEFKQSGRFLSLSDATADIHEQTYCENLFANVVDIGKEDVITTSDGNVFRRMTLQLSNDEGTSSTPLVLWDTYTSLTRLLSQGDTLFIERPYAKPSSSGQCCLEYAPGTIIYLAPYRPQEEIVPSQYPSDRAPVLVVKTDQVMLLEITSFKDTCQDVTVHAKDSTGTTLISVRGVSIDKLTNCQWAVMSGLVSVVGDSCSLSLCCDLYKGGKLFNVEGMQGWQASQ, encoded by the exons ATGGCTGAGCTTGAGAAGTTCTTGAAGCTGGTGGACAGCCTGCAAACCAAGCTGCAACAGTACACTGCAATCAAGCTCTCCTG gtcaTGGATATGTCTCAAGCTGCTCAAGTTACTGTCAAA CTATCCCTCTGGTGTTACCAAGGCTATTATCTTATCAGAGCTGCACAACGAG GCTGAAAAAACTGGAGGGAAACTAaccacacactctcacagtTGCACAA GCTGTGCAGTGGGTGATATTCTGGAGTCCAAGTCGGTGGCATATGAGTCAGTATTGGAGACAGCTGTGTCCACTGTCTACACTGTACCCAACACTACCACTA AGGTTATCCAGTTGGGCAGTGAGGGTAAAGGTCATCTTGAAATGTACCTTCACAAGAAGTTCTACCATATACTGGATGTTCTCACT ACTCATACCCTACGTTTGACATGCTGCCGACTTGTATCAAGAACGAGTCCAAAGTCCAAACTCCACCTACTGCCAACGGAGCACTTGGCTGTACTGTTAACCCCATCAGAGGAGACAGAGTTTAAACAGTCGGGACGGTTTCTAAGCTTGTCGGACGCAACAGCTGACATTCACGAGCAAACATATTGTGAAAACCTGTTCGCTAAT GTTGTAGATATTGGGAAAGAAGACGTGATTACAACTTCTGATGGAAATGTCTTTAGGAGA aTGACCCTCCAGCTGTCCAATGACGAAGGTACTAGTTCCACTCCGCTGGTACTATGGGATACCTACACATCTCTCACCAGACTACTGAGTCAG GGAGACACATTGTTCATTGAAAGGCCGTATGCCAAACCCTCCTCCTCTGGTCAGTGCTGTCTGGAGTATGCCCCAGGGACAATTATCTACTTGGCTCCCTACAGACCACAAGAG GAAATTGTGCCAAGCCAGTATCCCTCGGACAGAGCACCAGTACTGGTGGTCAAAACTGACCAAGT CATGCTATTAGAGATTACATCATTCAAAGATACATGTCAAGATGTGACTGTCCATGCTAAGGATTCAACTG gaACCACATTAATTTCTGTTCGTGGAGTGAGCATTGATAAATTAACCAACTGTCAG TGGGCTGTGATGTCAGGTCTGGTGAGTGTGGTAGGGGACAGCTGCAGTCTGTCTCTCTGTTGTGACCTCTACAAAGGAGGGAAACTTTTCAATG TTGAGGGAATGCAAGGTTGGCAAGCATCTCAGTGA
- the LOC135343301 gene encoding uncharacterized protein LOC135343301 isoform X2, whose amino-acid sequence MLPVTLQRENYTSTWTLPNGEMVSEENQSLNPLIFVFEGLIEVNATVVPSTTLVVFGLSYTDAGVYRCSVQDDRNPGSPPIEGTIELRLILTLTAINSSVTILDNASFVELRCDMSDYIRPDDQLQWFRNGEMITSGQARRQITFMNGTGQGQLGGFSTQSLRISMLTISNPVLSDTGTYNCRVMGTTESVDIELILQISAMPTNTSPETPILTIALGVTIGGLVLLLILSVISTVCVAKRKSLKQHRQQNNSTNDRTYDYPDELPPPPLSQAETNDHEIQDNDSPDHNYETTMNTTNPAYGLTLSTSAGISVDTNIAYGIITNSAQQEYEVPLMELPTQPL is encoded by the exons ATGCTACCAGTGACACTACAACGTGAAAATTATACCTCAACATGGACTCTACCTAATGGGGAAATGGTATCTGAGGAAAATCAAAGCCTAAATCCACTGATTTTTGTCTTTGAAGGACTGATTGAAGTAAATGCTACAGTTGTACCAAGCACAACTCTAGTGGTTTTTGGCCTGTCCTACACTGATGCTGGTGTGTACAGATGTAGTGTACAGGACGACCGCAACCCAGGCTCTCCACCAATAGAAGGAACAATAGAGCTAAGGCTGATAT TAACACTAACTGCTATAAACTCAAGCGTGACAATATTGGACAATGCTTCATTTGTGGAACTAAGATGTGATATGAGTGACTACATTCGACCTGATGATCAACTGCAATGGTTCAGAAATGGAGAAATGATAACCTCAGGACAGGCTAGACGACAAATCACTTTCATGAATGGAACTGGACAAGGACAGCTTGGAGGTTTTTCAACCCAATCATTGAGAATTTCGATGCTCACAATTTCAAATCCTGTTTTAAGTGATACTGGAACGTACAATTGCCGTGTGATGGGGACCACAGAATCTGTTGACATTGAACTAATTTTACAGATCTCAGCTATGCCAACCAATACATCGCCAGAAACTCCAATATTGACCATTGCACTAGGTGTAACGATTGGTGGACTAGTACTACTACTTATTCTCAGTGTGATTAGTACAGTTTGTGTAGCAAAGAGGAAGAGTCTGAAGCAGCACCGTCAGCAAAATAACAGCACTAATGACCGAACATACGACTACCCAGATGAGCTTCCACCACCTCCACTATCACAGGCTGAAACCAACGATCATGAGATTCAAGATAATGATTCACCCGACCACAACTATGAGACAACAATGAACACTACCAACCCAGCATACGGTCTAACACTATCAACAAGTGCAGGCATCTCTGTTGATACCAATATTGCCTATGGTATAATCACAAACTCAGCTCAGCAAGAATATGAAGTACCTCTAATGGAGCTACCAACCCAACCATTGTGA
- the LOC135343300 gene encoding uncharacterized protein LOC135343300 isoform X3, whose translation MAELEKFLKLVDSLQTKLQQYTAIKLSWSWICLKLLKLLSNYPSGVTKAIILSELHNEAEKTGGKLTTHSHSCTSCAVGDILESKSVAYESVLETAVSTVYTVPNTTTKVIQLGSEGKGHLEMYLHKKFYHILDVLTTHTLRLTCCRLVSRTSPKSKLHLLPTEHLAVLLTPSEETEFKQSGRFLSLSDATADIHEQTYCENLFANVVDIGKEDVITTSDGNVFRRMTLQLSNDEGTSSTPLVLWDTYTSLTRLLSQGDTLFIERPYAKPSSSGQCCLEYAPGTIIYLAPYRPQEEIVPSQYPSDRAPVLVVKTDQEITSFKDTCQDVTVHAKDSTGTTLISVRGVSIDKLTNCQWAVMSGLVSVVGDSCSLSLCCDLYKGGKLFNVEGMQGWQASQ comes from the exons ATGGCTGAGCTTGAGAAGTTCTTGAAGCTGGTGGACAGCCTGCAAACCAAGCTGCAACAGTACACTGCAATCAAGCTCTCCTG gtcaTGGATATGTCTCAAGCTGCTCAAGTTACTGTCAAA CTATCCCTCTGGTGTTACCAAGGCTATTATCTTATCAGAGCTGCACAACGAG GCTGAAAAAACTGGAGGGAAACTAaccacacactctcacagtTGCACAA GCTGTGCAGTGGGTGATATTCTGGAGTCCAAGTCGGTGGCATATGAGTCAGTATTGGAGACAGCTGTGTCCACTGTCTACACTGTACCCAACACTACCACTA AGGTTATCCAGTTGGGCAGTGAGGGTAAAGGTCATCTTGAAATGTACCTTCACAAGAAGTTCTACCATATACTGGATGTTCTCACT ACTCATACCCTACGTTTGACATGCTGCCGACTTGTATCAAGAACGAGTCCAAAGTCCAAACTCCACCTACTGCCAACGGAGCACTTGGCTGTACTGTTAACCCCATCAGAGGAGACAGAGTTTAAACAGTCGGGACGGTTTCTAAGCTTGTCGGACGCAACAGCTGACATTCACGAGCAAACATATTGTGAAAACCTGTTCGCTAAT GTTGTAGATATTGGGAAAGAAGACGTGATTACAACTTCTGATGGAAATGTCTTTAGGAGA aTGACCCTCCAGCTGTCCAATGACGAAGGTACTAGTTCCACTCCGCTGGTACTATGGGATACCTACACATCTCTCACCAGACTACTGAGTCAG GGAGACACATTGTTCATTGAAAGGCCGTATGCCAAACCCTCCTCCTCTGGTCAGTGCTGTCTGGAGTATGCCCCAGGGACAATTATCTACTTGGCTCCCTACAGACCACAAGAG GAAATTGTGCCAAGCCAGTATCCCTCGGACAGAGCACCAGTACTGGTGGTCAAAACTGACCAAG AGATTACATCATTCAAAGATACATGTCAAGATGTGACTGTCCATGCTAAGGATTCAACTG gaACCACATTAATTTCTGTTCGTGGAGTGAGCATTGATAAATTAACCAACTGTCAG TGGGCTGTGATGTCAGGTCTGGTGAGTGTGGTAGGGGACAGCTGCAGTCTGTCTCTCTGTTGTGACCTCTACAAAGGAGGGAAACTTTTCAATG TTGAGGGAATGCAAGGTTGGCAAGCATCTCAGTGA
- the LOC135343290 gene encoding mucin-5AC-like produces MATKIYQLLPFFYFLQLSFGEISFIGPRHQLITLPRSLSDLHSLTILYFNLVPGTQQQDYTSTWTLPNGEMVSAGNLIPNSRVLASDRPLVINATVVPSTTLLVQGLSYTDAGVYRCSVQDDRNPGSPPIEGTIELRLTVILTAINSSVTILDNTSFAELRCDMSNYIRPDDQLQWFKDGEMITSGQARRQITFTNGTGQGQFGGIVPQSSRVSMLTISNPVLSDTGTYNCRVIGTTESVDIELLVNSSSLIATTMTTEVPMPNATSEKTTQTDATSETTQTNAPPETTQTNASPETTQTPILSIALGGTIGGLVLLILLLIVVIIVCVAKRKSLKQKQQIDDPTYDFPHDLRPPPLPQSRTNQIQVTTNTAYASATSLNDAPDAIYETLMDTTNPAYGITLSASADISVDTNSAYGMVKDIPITATNAAQQQDETPPATNPTFEQLSKRF; encoded by the exons ATGGCAACCAAAATATATCAACTGCTACCATTCTTCTATTTTCTGCAGCTATCATTTGGTG AGATCTCATTCATTGGTCCAAGACATCAATTGATAACATTACCAAGAAGTCTGAGTGACCTACATAGTTTAACAATTCTCTATTTTAATTTGGTGCCAGGGACACAACAACAAGATTATACCTCAACATGGACTCTACCTAATGGGGAAATGGTATCTGCTGGAAATTTAATTCCAAACTCACGAGTTCTTGCCTCAGATAGACCACTTGTAATAAATGCTACAGTTGTACCAAGCACAACTCTACTGGTTCAAGGCCTGTCCTACACTGATGCTGGTGTGTACAGATGTAGTGTACAGGACGACCGCAACCCAGGCTCTCCACCAATAGAAGGAACAATAGAGCTACGGCTGACAG TAATACTAACGGCTATAAACTCAAGTGTGACAATATTGGACAATACTTCATTTGCGGAGCTAAGATGTGATATGAGCAACTACATCCGACCTGACGATCAACTGCAATGGTTCAAAGATGGAGAAATGATAACCTCAGGACAGGCTAGACGACAAATCACTTTCACCAATGGAACTGGACAAGGACAATTTGGAGGTATTGTACCCCAATCATCGAGAGTTTCGATGCTCACAATCTCAAATCCTGTTTTAAGTGATACTGGAACGTACAATTGCCGTGTCATAGGGACCACAGAATCTGTTGACATTGAACTACTTGTTAACAGCTCAAGCTTAATTG CTACAACAATGACTACTGAAGTTCCTATGCCAAATGCAACATCAGAAAAAACCACACAAACTGATGCAACGTCAGAAACCACACAAACTAATGCACCACCAGAAACCACACAAACTAATGCATCACCAGAAACCACACAAACTCCAATATTGTCCATTGCACTAGGTGGAACAATTGGTGGACTAGTACTACTAATTCTTCTTCTTATAGttgtaattatagtgtgtgtggcAAAGAGGAAGAGTCTGAAGCAGAAGCAGCAAATTGATGATCCTACGTACGACTTCCCACATGATCTTCGACCACCTCCATTGCCACAGTCCAGGACCAATCAGATTCAAGTGACAACCAACACAGCCTACGCTTCGGCTACGTCACTTAATGATGCACCGGACGCCATTTATGAGACATTAATGGACACTACCAACCCAGCATATGGTATCACACTATCAGCAAGTGCAGACATCTCTGTTGATACCAACAGTGCATATGGTATGGTTAAAGACATTCCTATTACAGCTACTAATGCAGCTCAGCAACAAGATGAAACACCTCCTGCTACCAACCCAACCTTTGAACAATTAAGCAAGAGATTTTGA